A genomic stretch from Erigeron canadensis isolate Cc75 chromosome 9, C_canadensis_v1, whole genome shotgun sequence includes:
- the LOC122581976 gene encoding carotene epsilon-monooxygenase, chloroplastic — MFSVHTLSPLTTTTTHHRISTTQLKLKPILYNPTHNPFTIKSSIEPNPKPKSQNGSWVSPDWLTSLTKSLLSTTQSDNSNIPIANAQLDDVSDLLGGALFLPLFKWMNDYGPIYRLAAGPRNFVIVSDPVIAKHVLRNYGTIYAKGLVAEVSEFLFGSGFAIAEDALWTARRRAVVPSLHKKYLSVIVDRVFCKCSERLVDKLKSYALNGSAVNMEQQFSQLTLDVIGLAVFNYNFDSLTADSPVIEAVYTALKEAEARSTDILPYWKINALCKIIPRQIKAEQAVTVIRETVEELIMKCKEMVEKEGEKIDDEDYVNDADPSILRFLLASREEVSSEQLRDDLLSMLVAGHETTGSVLTWTTYLLSKDPSSLHKAQEEVDRVLQGRPPTYEDIKNLKFITRCINESMRLYPHPPVLIRRAKVADELPGNYKVNPGQDIMISVYNIHHSSKVWERAEEFIPERFDLDGPVPNESNTDYKFIPFSGGPRKCVGDQFAMMEAIVALAIFLQNMEFDLVPNQKINMTTGATIHTTSGLYMKVRERQISYTTVS, encoded by the exons ATGTTTTCCGTACACACACTCTCTCCCCTTACAACCACCACAACCCACCACCGTATCTCCACCACACAACTCAAACTCAAACCCATTCTATACAACCCAACCCACAACCCATTCACAATAAAATCCTCAATTGAACCCAACCCAAAACCCAAGTCCCAAAATGGGTCATGGGTCAGCCCAGATTGGCTCACATCCTTAACAAAATCACTACTTTCCACTACCCAATCTGACAATTCAAATATCCCAATTGCAAATGCACAACTTGATGATGTTTCTGACCTTTTGGGTGGGGCCCTGTTTTTACCTTTGTTTAAATGGATGAATGATTATGGGCCTATTTATAGATTAGCTGCTGGCCCAAGAAATTTTGTTATTGTTAGTGACCCTGTTATTGCTAAACATGTTTTGAGAAACTATGGGACTATTTATGCTAAAGGTCTTGTTGCTGAAGTTTCTGAATTCTTGTTTGGTTCTGGTTTTGCTATTGCTGAAGACGCGCTTTGGACG GCAAGGCGCAGGGCTGTGGTTCCATCGCTACACAAGAAGTACTTATCTGTGATAGTTGATCGTGTATTTTGCAAATGTTCTGAGAGACTTGTGGACAAGCTCAAATCATACGCATTAAATGGCTCCGCTGTTAACATGGAGCAGCAGTTTTCTCAGTTGACTCTTGATGTTATTGGTCTAGCAGTATTTAACTACAATTTTGATTCTCTAACTGCTGATAGTCCCGTTATTGAAGCTGTGTATACTGCATTAAAAGAAGCCGAAGCACGTTCAACTGATATCTTACCTTATTGGAAG ATTAATGCATTATGTAAGATCATCCCAAGACAAATAAAAGCCGAACAAGCAGTTACTGTGATTAGGGAAACTGTTGAAGAACTTATTATGAAATGCAAGGAGATGGTTGAAAAAGAAGGTGAAAAGATTGATGACGAGGACTACGTGAATGATGCTGATCCAAGCATCCTTCGGTTCTTGCTTGCTAGCAGGGAAGAG gTTTCAAGTGAACAGCTACGTGATGACCTTTTGTCGATGTTGGTTGCTGGACATGAAACCACTGGTTCAGTGTTAACATGGACTACTTATCTTTTAAGTAAG GATCCATCTTCTTTACATAAAGCACAAGAAGAAGTTGACAGAGTATTACAAGGCCGTCCACCAACTTATGAAGACATAAAAAACCTCAAGTTCATAACACGATGCATAAACGAGTCAATGCGTCTCTATCCACATCCTCCG GTATTGATAAGAAGAGCTAAAGTCGCAGATGAGCTTCCAGGAAATTACAAGGTCAATCCTGGTCAAGATATCATGATATCAGTGTATAACATTCATCATTCATCCAAG GTCTGGGAAAGAGCTGAAGAATTTATACCTGAAAGGTTTGACTTAGATGGGCCTGTACCAAATGAATCCAACACCGATTACAA GTTCATTCCATTTAGTGGCGGCCCTCGGAAATGTGTAGGTGATCAGTTTGCTATGATGGAAGCCATTGTTGCACTTGCAATCTTTTTACAGAACATGGAATTTGATTTGGTCCCAAATCAAAAGATTAACATGACAACGGGTGCCACCATTCACACAACAAGC GGTTTGTACATGAAAGTCAGAGAACGCCAAATCAGTTACACGACTGTCTCTTGA